CGTGGTGGAACTTGGTGAACTCTGCGATTCGGGTATTTACAACACCGATGTCTACGGTGCGGTAATAGATGATGTAACGCCTTGCCGAACCGATTGTCAGGGTGAACCACCGTATTGCGGAGACGGCATCGTGCAGTCCGGTGAAGCTTGTGATGATGGTAACCGAGAAGATGATAATAATGGCTGTTCTCTAACCTGCCAGCGCTTGGGGGAATGCGGTGATGGTGAGGTTCAGTATTATTTCGAAGCTTGTGATGACGGCAACGTAGAAACAGAAGCTTGTGATTATGGAGTGAAGGATTGTGTGGTCTGTGTGGCACCGGGCTTTGAAGGCGACGGCCGTCCGGAGAGCGCATCAGAGTTAGGTTGTGAATACCGCTCGCGCAAGGGATCTTGGTGCGGCGATGGTGTGGTTCAGCAGCGTGGCATCGTAGCGGGTATCGACACATTGGAATGGGAAGGGTGCGATCCAGGAAGTGAAGAGTACCCTGTGGCGCCGGTGGCGTGTGATTCGCTCGATCCAGCATGGGGAACCAACACGGCCACGTGCTTATCGAATTGCGTAGGTTATAATATTCAGGGCTGTGATAACGAAAATATGGTTTATGTGCCTTCAGGACCTTTTATGATGGGGTGCCACGAATTCCTCCATAACGATTGCGAAGAAGATGAAGGTCCATTTCACCAGGTGTATTTGGATGCTTACTTGATTGACCGCACAGAGGTAAGAGCAGGCGCATATAAGGAATGTGTGGATTCTGGAGCTTGTGAATATACAGGATCTACCACCGCGTCTTTACGCACGTTTAACAATGGTCGCGATAGCCACCCAATCAACTTAATGACCTGGACGGCAGCGAATGAATATTGCCTGGCACAAGGCAAACAATTACCCACAGAGGCGCAGTGGGAAAAAGCTGCGCGCGGTACCGATGGGCGAACGTTTCCCTGGGGCTCAGCGATTCCAAGCTGTGACTGGGCTGTATGTATCGGGTTTTATTATGACCCCGATGACGCCGAGGCTAATGCCAGTGGCTTTATCTCTGGAAATGGTTGCGGGAAAGACAGAACCTGGGAGGTGGGCAGCATGGAAGCCGGGGCAAGTCCTTACGGGGTGCATGATATTGCCGGCAATGTCTGGGAATGGGTGAGTGACATTTACGCGAGTGATTATTATTCCCAAACACCTGCCGACGGTTGGAGTAATCCGGAAGGACCCAATACCGGGGAACGGTATGTGCTTCGCGGCGGGGCGTTTAATCACCCAACCGATGACCTACGCATAGCAGACCGCAGTAATTTACCAGCTGATTCGAAGTATGTAAGTTTCGGTTTTCGCTGTGCTCGGAGGTTAATTGACTAGTTTTGCTTTTGCGCCGCTTTTTTTCACGTTGAGCTTAACTCTTGAACCCTCTAAAAGTATGCCACCCACCTTAAGTATTTAGGTAAGGATGATCTCATGACGAGTTTTGGAAGATTGGCTCTGGTGGCTTTTGGCTTGAGCCTTGGTGTGTGGTGCTCTTCAGCGAATGCGACGGGGAGTGACGGAGACAGGCAGACCTGTGTGGCCGCCGACGACTATATGACTCACCCAAATGAGCCACAGCCCAATGTAGAGTGTGGATTTGATGCGGACTTGACGGAGATGGGGTCCCCGAGTGGGTCGAGTTCGTACGAGATTTCTTTAGTTACTTGGTTTCCATAAGGAGAGACGATGGCGAAATATCTTTTTTGTTCTCTAATTTTATCGTGTTTGATTTGGAGTGGATGCACCAATTCAGCGCCTG
The DNA window shown above is from Deltaproteobacteria bacterium and carries:
- a CDS encoding SUMF1/EgtB/PvdO family nonheme iron enzyme, producing the protein MTTLLLLLLSSCSAEWFLPDDYVLACSQDEDCPGGQTCNLDFSSCVDPNQPICGNGVVELGELCDSGIYNTDVYGAVIDDVTPCRTDCQGEPPYCGDGIVQSGEACDDGNREDDNNGCSLTCQRLGECGDGEVQYYFEACDDGNVETEACDYGVKDCVVCVAPGFEGDGRPESASELGCEYRSRKGSWCGDGVVQQRGIVAGIDTLEWEGCDPGSEEYPVAPVACDSLDPAWGTNTATCLSNCVGYNIQGCDNENMVYVPSGPFMMGCHEFLHNDCEEDEGPFHQVYLDAYLIDRTEVRAGAYKECVDSGACEYTGSTTASLRTFNNGRDSHPINLMTWTAANEYCLAQGKQLPTEAQWEKAARGTDGRTFPWGSAIPSCDWAVCIGFYYDPDDAEANASGFISGNGCGKDRTWEVGSMEAGASPYGVHDIAGNVWEWVSDIYASDYYSQTPADGWSNPEGPNTGERYVLRGGAFNHPTDDLRIADRSNLPADSKYVSFGFRCARRLID